From one Anopheles cruzii chromosome 3, idAnoCruzAS_RS32_06, whole genome shotgun sequence genomic stretch:
- the LOC128274057 gene encoding protein unc-13 homolog 4B, which produces MDEEAMWKGFYDKIQEQKQKPPTEHQSIIQDLDGSFFEKFGSILRQKSIQHDESIRAELAPLPDDDAADDEEPIGEASGGLPPVAEADDSGNETLADSESEDQHDKQAEFIEDAFGWNIEELYEEILFESIHNIGCDDEELNVDVLFPYIQEAFKMADDKHNEILDIARNKEAPEIRLNVEIVEAKDLEPKDSNGLSDPFVTMYIASNPNHRYNTSVKSGTLNPVWEEHFSLPIAEDANDANLIVEVWDFDPAETVKEKMNKLFEVKGVRGLRKLMKEIAQTASTGKHDNELIGRTSIPLKSIPASGMLMWYNLDKKNKLRRQGTLRIRLNFSSEKNSQVAAQEHRHLLRVLLLHELESSKVAPYWWSGKFTIQGEAILTQHSAQSGLSSTTEAFIQWSVFAAIHQDHPLSFVLFDTLLEKLVRPIQTLSVSGEEQKSFWEGTKKLLPSCFSIIRKLRKRNTGDKLALKTLTGVLNIIAKVALLEPPEGTDLFPVQLYGWVRRPTGGTEPNWDIREALASAVVSGAEDFFGGIKEGHFLQTGTDEDRLQNLIKIIQLVRSDIQKSIEYYDKTFQEIMHFPYTKELYITYELKLAELIKPTVEDICRKLKRIELPEAGPSRIGGDSGFIEFEDINMGTTLFELYLVLKRFCTLGTALSPDESNFAIDEYHRWFMTGVTHWLDIAVYKALTRIHKAIELDKLQPVDETVKYSSSAVDTLAIFYQIKIFWQQLAWPDVEGAYIFVAKIVDDICRCCVFYADRMSTRVEKLGVVENVYEKKFEVTPEWCLAINNIDYIRQSLKPFTTDLGVDEILAKLGDVQSSIEADRCKETLRAVLDNAIDTERNKILDLVEKLARKMAPAMRRFLVEGAELLQQDSNSLDRLMMYMEESLCVLNSELNELNFERVLDAIWAELTTILYDLIQSNLDKRRPPSFFANLRDTLHLMVTNFKTTQNRESETAADKESLAHIERLLQLHGYETTDLIHQYYVDRLEEQNRDDAPATYGMLTVQCFFKENVLELEIVNARNLKPMDGNGSCDPFVRVHFLPEERFVGVAKPKTQCQSKTLFPLYDEKFVITFSSEQRAIPNALIMFSIKDKDLFGMSNQYLAECYLSFQEIADIAGDTGKIEQKHLILTRPTRMDIDCLRALEYRQGDKQAKDFIKKLKQKMSGQ; this is translated from the exons ATGGACGAAGAGGCAATGTGGAAAGGTTTCTACGACAAGATACAGGAGCAGAAGCaaaaaccaccgaccgagcaCCAGTCCAT CATTCAGGATCTGGATGGTAGCTTCTTCGAGAAGTTTGGCTCGATTCTGCGCCAAAAGTCGATCCAGCACGATGAAAGCATACGGGCCGAGCTGGCGCCgctgccggatgatgatgcggcggacgacgaagaaCCGATCGGCGAAGCGTCCGGTGGTTTGCCACCGGTAGCGGAAGCGGACGACAGTGGCAACGAGACACTGGCCGACAGTGAATCCGAGGACCAGCACGACAAACAGGCCGAGTTCATCGAGGATGCGTTCGGTTGGAAT ATCGAGGAGCTGTACGAGGAGATCCTGTTCGAGAGCATCCACAACATCGGATGCGACGACGAGGAACTGAACGTGGACGTCCTGTTCCCGTACATTCAGGAGGCGTTCAAGATGGCGGACGATAAGCACAACGAAATCCTGGACATTGCGCGCAACAAGGAAGCGCCCGAGATACGGCTGAACGTGGAGATCGTCGAGGCGAAGGACCTGGAACCGAAGGACTCGAACGGGCTGTCCGATCCGTTCGTGACGATGTACATCGCGTCCAATCCGAACCACCGCTACAACACCTCGGTCAAGTCGGGCACCCTCAATCCGGTGTGGGAGGAACACTTTTCGCT ACCGATCGCGGAAGATGCGAACGATGCGAACCTCATCGTGGAGGTGTGGGACTTTGATCCGGCCGAAACGGTGAAGGAGAAGATGAACAAGCTGTTCGAAGTGAAAGGCGTCCGGGGCCTGCGGAAGCTGATGAAGGAAATTGCCCAGACGGCATCGACCGGAAAGCACGACAACGAACTGATCGGTCGCACCAGCATCCCGTTGAAG tcGATTCCGGCGTCGGGCATGCTGATGTGGTACAACTTggacaagaaaaacaaactccgcCGCCAGGGGACGCTGCGAATAAGACTGAACTTTAGCTCGGAGAAGAACAGCCAGGTAGCGGCCCAGGAGCACCGCCATCTGttgcgggtgctgctgctgcacgagcTGGAATCCTCGAAGGTGGCCCCGTACTGGTGGTCGGGCAAGTTCACCATCCAGGGCGAAGCGATCCTCACGCAGCACTCGGCCCAGAGCGGGCTCTCGTCGACGACCGAAGCGTTCATCCAGTGGTCCGTGTTTGCGGCCATCCACCAGGATCACCCGCTGTCGTTCGTGCTGTTCGACACGCTGCTCGAGAAGCTGGTCCGCCCGATCCAAACGCTGTCGGTGTCGGGCGAGGAGCAGAAAAGTTTCTGGGAGGGCACGAAGAAGCTGCTACCGTCGTGCTTCTCGATCATCCGCAAGCTGCGTAAGCGCAACACTGGCGATAAGCTGGCCCTCAAAACGTTGACCGGAGTGCTGAACATTATTGCCAAGGTGGCGCTACTCGAGCCGCCCGAGGGCACGGATCTGTTTCCGGTGCAGCTGTACGGGTGGGTGCGTCGACCGACGGGCGGCACCGAGCCGAACTGGGACATCCGCGAGGCACTGGCCAGCGCGGTGGTGTCTGGTGCGGAAGATTTCTTCGGCGGCATCAAGGAGGGCCACTTCCTGCAGACGGGCACCGACGAGGATCGGTTGCAGAACTTGATCAAGATCATACAGCTGGTGCGATCGGACATCCAGAAGTCGATCGAGTACTACGATAAGACATTTCAAGA AATTATGCATTTTCCGTACACGAAGGAGCTGTACATTACGTACGAGTTGAAGCTGGCGGAGCTGATCAAGCCGACGGTGGAGGACATTTGCCGGAAGCTGAAGCGTATCGAGTTGCCGGAGGCGGGCCCTAGCCGGATCGGGGGCGACAGTGGGTTCATCGAGTTCGAGGACATCAACATGGGCACGACACTGTTCGAGCTGTACCTGGTGCTGAAGCGCTTCTGTACGCTCGGCACGGCGCTCAGTCCGGACGAGAGTAATTTTGCGATCGACGAGTACCACCGGTGGTTCATGACGGGTGTAACGCACTGGCTGGACATTGCCGTGTACAAGGCGCTGACGCGCATCCACAAGGCGATCGAGCTGGACAAGCTGCAACCGGTCGACGAGACGGTCAAGTACTCGTCGTCCGCCGTCGACACGCTGGCCATCTTTTATCAGATCAAAATCTTCTGGCAGCAGCTGGCGTGGCCCGACGTCGAGGGTGCCTACATCTTTGTGGCCAAGATCGTTGAC GATATCTGCCGCTGTTGCGTGTTCTACGCCGACCGGATGTCGACGCGCGTCGAAAAGCTGGGCGTGGTGGAGAATGTGTACGAGAAAAAGTTTGAGGTCACCCCGGAGTGGTGCCTGGCGATCAACAACATCGACTACATCCGCCAAAGCCTGAAACCGTTCACGACCGACCTCGGGGTGGACGAAATTCTGGCCAAACTGGGCGACGTGCAAAGCAGCATCGAGGCGGACCGATGCAAGGAGACGCTGCGGGCCGTGCTGGACAACGCGATCGACACGGAGCGGAACAAGATTCTGGATCTGGTCGAGAAGCTGGCCCGCAAGATGGCGCCGGCCATGCGGCGGTTCCTGGTTGAGGGggccgagctgctgcagcaggacTCGAACTCGCTCGATCGGTTGATGATGTACATGGAAGAGTCGCTGTGCGTGCTGAACAGCGAGCTGAACGAGCTCAACTTTGAGCGAGTGCTCGACGCGATCTGGGCCGAACTCACGACGATCCTGTACGATCTGATCCAGAGCAACTTGGAC AAACGCCGGCCTCCGTCGTTCTTCGCCAATCTGCGCGACACGCTCCACCTGATGGTGACCAACTTCAAAACGACGCAGAACCGAGAATCGGAAACCGCGGCCGATAAGGAGTCGCTGGCGCACATTGAGcggttgctgcagctgcacggGTACGAAACGACCGATCTCATCCACCAGTATTACGTAGATAGGCTAGAGGAGCAGAACCGGGACGACGCGCCGGCCACCTACGGCATGCTGACGGTGCAGTGCTTCTTCAAGGAGAACGTCCTCGAGCTGGAGATAGTGAACGCGCGCAACCTCAAGCCGATGGACGGCAACGGGTCGTGCGATCCGTTCGTGCGCGTCCACTTCCTGCCGGAGGAGCGGTTCGTCGGGGTGGCGAAACCGAAGACACAGTGCCAGAGCAAAACGCTGTTCCCGCTGTACGATGAGAAGTTTGTGAT AACCTTCAGCTCGGAACAGCGCGCCATTCCGAACGCGCTGATCATGTTCAGCATCAAGGATAAGGACCTGTTCGGTATGTCCAACCAATACCTGGCCGAGTGCTATCTTAGCTTCCAGGAGATCGCCGACATTGCGGGTGACACGGGCAAGATTGAACAGAAGCACCTCATCCTAACACGCCCCACTCGGATGG ATATCGACTGTCTCCGTGCGCTCGAGTACCGCCAGGGTGATAAGCAGGCCAAAGATTTTATCAAAAAACTGAAGCAAAAGATGAGCGGCCAGTAG
- the LOC128274058 gene encoding succinate-semialdehyde dehydrogenase [NADP(+)] GabD → MLRTVAVCSLRRSLKWNFAATGTRGLIRMLHSNPLAQSQAFVNGRWVGARSGVTFDVQNPANGQVLGAVPDMARDDVQQAIDAAYDAFYETGWHNSTAKERAALLKNWYALMEKHRQEIASIMTAESGKPMAESLGETAYGNSFVEWFAEEARRIYGEIVPSPVANRQVMLTRHPVGVAGLITPWNFPHAMITRKAAAALAAGCTVVIKPAEDTPLTALALARLAEEAGFPKGVINVITSSRTHAAEIGQLLCGSDKVAAISFTGSTEVGKLLYRQCAEGVKRIGLELGGNAPFIVFESADMEKALTGAMNSKFRNCGQTCISANRFLVQDTVHDEFVEKLIGRIGKLRIGDGSHDGVQIGPLINQAQLGKVERFVCEAKEKGATVRCGGRRLPEHGPLYYEPTVVTDLRDDMLLYNEEVFGPVVSVVRFKTEPEALAIANGTRRGLAGYFFSQDLNQVFRVARELETGMIGINEGLISATEAAFGGIKESGVGREGSRHGIDEYVYIKYLCYGGLQ, encoded by the exons ATGCTCCGAACGGTGGCGGTCTGCTCGTTGCGGCGCAGTTTAAAGTGGAATTTTGCCGCAACCGGAACCCGCGGGCTGATCAGAATGTTGCACAGTAATCCGCTCGCCCAGAGCCAGGCGTTCGTGAACGGACGGTGGGTTGGAGCCCGTTCCGGTGTTACGTTCGATGTGCAAAATCCGGCCAACGGTCAGGTGCTGGGCGCCGTACCGGATATGGCACGTGACGATGTCCAGCAAGCGATCGATGCGGCGTACGATGCGTTCTACGAAACCGGGTGGCATAACAGCACCGCAAAGGAACGGGCGGCCCTGCTGAAG AATTGGTACGCGCTGATGGAGAAACACCGTCAGGAGATTGCGAGCATCATGACGGCGGAATCAGGCAAACCGATGGCGGAGTCGCTCGGGGAAACGGCGTACGGCAACTCGTTCGTCGAGTGGTTCGCGGAGGAGGCGCGCCGCATCTATGGCGAGATTGTGCCGTCACCCGTCGCCAACCGGCAGGTCATGCTGACGCGCCATCCGGTCGGTGTGGCGGGCCTCATCACACCGTGGAACTTTCCGCACGCAATGATTACGCGAAAGGCGGCCGCTGCACTGGCGGCCGGCTGTACGGTGGTCATCAAACCGGCCGAAGACACACCGCTGACGGCGCTGGCTTTGGCCCGGCTGGCCGAGGAAGCCGGCTTCCCGAAGGGCGTCATCAACGTGATCACCAGCAGCCGAACGCATGCGGCCGAAATCGGGCAGCTGCTGTGTGGAAGCGACAAGGTGGCGGCCATTTCGTTCACCGGGTCGACGGAGGTCGGCAAACTCCTCTACCGGCAGTGTGCCGAGGGCGTCAAGCGGATCGGTCTCGAGCTGGGCGGCAACGCGCCGTTCATCGTGTTCGAATCGGCCGACATGGAGAAAGCGCTAACCGGAGCGATGAACTCCAAGTTCCGCAACTGTGGCCAGACGTGCATTTCCGCCAACCGGTTCCTGGTGCAGGACACCGTGCACGACGAGTTCGTGGAGAAGCTGATCGGCCGCATCGGCAAGCTGCGGATCGGCGACGGAAGTCACGATGGGGTGCAGATTGGTCCGCTCATCAACCAGGCACAGCTGGGCAAAGTGGAACGCTTTGTgtgcgaagcgaaagaaaagggagccacggtacggtgcggtggccgccggctaCCGGAACACGGGCCACTGTACTACGAACCGACCGTCGTGACGGATCTGCGCGACGATATGCTCCTCTACAATGAGGAAGTTTTCGGACCGGTCGTGTCGGTGGTTCGTTTCAAAACGGAACCCGAAGCGCTGGCCATCGCCAACGGTACTCGCCGCGGTTTGGCCGGATACTTCTTCTCGCAGGACCTGAACCAGGTGTTTCGGGTGGCGCGCGAACTCGAAACGGGCATGATTGGCATCAACGAGGGCCTGatttcggccaccgaagcggCGTTCGGTGGCATCAAGGAGTCGGGCGTTGGACGCGAAGGTTCGCGCCACGGAATCGACGAATACGTTTACATTAAGTATCTCTGCTATGGCGGTCTGCAGTAA